One segment of Pelomicrobium methylotrophicum DNA contains the following:
- a CDS encoding universal stress protein, translating into MAKRLLCAIDGSHASEKAVDVAIELAKGLGAHLTFLTVERVSPETASGSPFWDSTVLGAAELQAHRELETAAARAKAAGLNNVECIKTYGHNIAAAIIDYTEKHGHDHIVMGSVGRTGVARLLLGSIAAEVVAKAHCPVTVVR; encoded by the coding sequence ATGGCAAAGAGATTGCTTTGCGCGATTGACGGCTCGCACGCATCCGAAAAAGCCGTCGATGTGGCCATCGAGCTGGCCAAGGGCCTTGGGGCGCACCTCACCTTTCTCACTGTCGAGCGCGTATCGCCGGAGACCGCATCAGGGTCGCCTTTTTGGGATTCCACCGTGCTGGGGGCAGCCGAGCTGCAAGCGCACCGGGAGCTGGAGACGGCGGCGGCCAGGGCCAAGGCGGCAGGTCTGAACAACGTGGAGTGCATCAAAACCTACGGCCATAACATCGCGGCTGCCATCATCGATTACACGGAAAAGCACGGCCATGACCACATTGTCATGGGATCGGTCGGGCGCACGGGGGTGGCCAGGCTTCTGCTGGGGTCTATCGCTGCCGAGGTTGTGGCCAAGGCTCATTGCCCGGTCACCGTGGTGCGCTGA
- a CDS encoding FAD-dependent oxidoreductase, whose amino-acid sequence MPLRLLRFALSKKYPEPRMFRVHDRLRKTYDVVIIGGGGHGLASAYYLARDYGITNVAVLEKGYIGGGNTGRNTTIIRSNYLTPEGVAFYDQSVKLFEDLSQDFDLNIFYSTRGHFTLAHTDSALRTMRWRAEVNKHLGVESEVVGPEEVKKACPPIDITCGGHAPILGALYHAPGAVARHDAVAWGYGRGADKRGVEIHQRTEVLGIDVEGGRVKGVQTSRGYISTRKVLCAVAGSTPRITQMVGLRTPIYVHPLQAMVTEPLKPWLDTILVSGSLHVYVSQSDRGELVMGASLDPYEVQSTRSTLDFVEGLAAHMLDLFPFLSNVKVNRQWAGMADMTPDFAPIMGKTPIEGFYLDAGWGTWGFKATPVCGKTMSYTVANDQDHELIRAFSLSRFAEFNLTGEKGAASVGH is encoded by the coding sequence ATGCCGCTCCGCTTGTTGCGCTTTGCACTGAGCAAGAAGTATCCCGAGCCCCGCATGTTCAGGGTGCACGACCGGCTCCGGAAAACCTACGACGTCGTGATCATCGGCGGCGGAGGGCATGGGCTTGCGAGCGCCTACTATCTTGCCCGGGACTACGGGATTACGAACGTCGCGGTGCTGGAGAAGGGCTATATCGGGGGTGGGAACACCGGCCGGAATACCACCATCATCCGCTCCAACTACCTCACCCCAGAAGGGGTTGCTTTCTATGACCAGAGCGTGAAGCTGTTTGAAGACCTCTCGCAAGATTTCGATCTCAACATTTTCTACTCGACCCGGGGGCACTTTACCCTGGCCCACACGGACTCGGCGCTTCGCACCATGCGCTGGCGTGCCGAGGTGAACAAACACCTGGGCGTGGAGAGCGAAGTGGTGGGGCCGGAGGAAGTTAAGAAGGCCTGTCCTCCTATCGATATCACCTGCGGCGGCCACGCGCCCATTCTGGGTGCGCTGTACCACGCACCGGGCGCGGTGGCGAGGCATGACGCCGTGGCGTGGGGGTACGGCCGGGGGGCGGACAAGCGGGGTGTCGAGATCCACCAGCGCACGGAGGTGCTGGGCATCGACGTCGAAGGCGGCCGCGTCAAAGGCGTGCAGACCAGCCGTGGCTATATCAGCACGAGAAAGGTGCTGTGTGCCGTGGCCGGGTCCACGCCCCGAATCACCCAAATGGTGGGGCTGCGCACGCCCATCTACGTCCACCCTCTGCAGGCCATGGTGACCGAACCCCTCAAGCCGTGGCTAGACACCATCCTGGTCTCCGGCAGCCTGCACGTCTACGTGAGCCAGTCGGACCGTGGGGAGCTGGTGATGGGCGCATCCCTGGACCCTTACGAGGTCCAGTCGACGCGCTCGACCCTGGACTTCGTCGAGGGCCTGGCGGCGCACATGCTCGACTTGTTTCCCTTTCTCTCCAACGTCAAGGTGAACCGCCAGTGGGCCGGCATGGCAGACATGACCCCAGACTTCGCTCCAATCATGGGCAAGACCCCCATCGAGGGTTTTTACCTGGACGCGGGCTGGGGAACGTGGGGGTTCAAAGCCACGCCGGTTTGTGGCAAGACCATGTCGTACACCGTCGCCAACGATCAGGATCACGAGCTGATCCGCGCGTTCAGTCTGTCGCGCTTTGCCGAGTTTAACCTGACCGGCGAGAAGGGCGCGGCCTCCGTGGGGCATTGA
- a CDS encoding TorF family putative porin: MRRLSHLRVILGIAAGAVPVASFAADQAPASPHSLTGNVGLFSQYVFRGLTQTNEDPALQGGLDYAYTFGPASLYLGTWASNISWLRDGGQYTSSSLEWDFYGGLKGNIGATDFTYDLGYLLYYYPGDVAPGGVRGNTQEIYGALGWKYFTAKYSYSLGNKTFAVQDSRGTWYLDLAASVPLGETGLTAFAHWGKQKYDGTDPRNAGGASNDSLYSYEDWKLGLSYAIPAGVLKDFTLGAYYTDTNANAAGYTINGKNIGNNQFVVYVQRVF, from the coding sequence ATGAGGAGACTAAGCCATCTCAGAGTCATACTGGGCATCGCAGCAGGCGCGGTGCCCGTGGCCAGTTTTGCAGCGGATCAGGCGCCTGCCTCCCCGCACTCCCTCACGGGCAATGTAGGGTTGTTCAGTCAGTATGTGTTTCGTGGTCTGACGCAGACCAACGAGGACCCGGCCCTGCAGGGGGGCTTGGACTATGCCTACACCTTCGGCCCCGCGAGCCTGTACCTGGGCACCTGGGCCTCGAACATCAGCTGGCTGCGCGATGGCGGCCAATACACGAGCTCCAGCCTGGAGTGGGACTTCTACGGCGGCCTCAAGGGCAACATCGGCGCCACCGACTTCACCTACGACCTGGGCTACCTTCTCTACTACTACCCGGGCGATGTGGCCCCCGGGGGCGTGCGCGGCAACACCCAGGAAATCTACGGCGCCCTCGGCTGGAAGTACTTCACGGCCAAATACTCCTACAGCCTCGGCAACAAGACGTTCGCAGTCCAAGACAGCCGCGGCACCTGGTATCTTGACCTGGCCGCCAGCGTGCCCTTGGGCGAGACCGGCCTGACGGCCTTCGCCCACTGGGGCAAGCAGAAATACGACGGCACCGACCCGCGCAACGCCGGCGGCGCCTCCAACGACAGCCTCTACAGCTACGAGGACTGGAAGCTCGGCCTCTCCTACGCCATCCCCGCCGGCGTGCTCAAGGACTTCACCCTCGGCGCCTACTACACCGACACCAACGCCAACGCCGCCGGCTATACCATCAACGGCAAAAATATCGGCAACAACCAGTTCGTGGTGTACGTGCAGCGGGTCTTCTAA
- a CDS encoding helix-turn-helix domain-containing protein — protein MKAEKAAGAPKTHGRTRKIPGALDTSGRTLDQYIGNTVRQLRLRHGLTIADIAQMAGISRGMLSKIENGQTSPSLDTLAQIASALGVTLSNLFRNYNIPVGGAQLVKKGEGMEVVRRGTKVGHTYHLLAYDQGPKKIFEPFLVTITNKSEVFPSFEHPGTEFIYVLEGKMKYRHGQQTYMLSPGDSLTFRGKVPHGPEELIKVPIRILAIIIYCGEEESPLLR, from the coding sequence ATGAAAGCGGAGAAAGCCGCGGGCGCCCCAAAAACCCACGGGCGCACCAGGAAGATTCCAGGGGCTCTGGACACCAGTGGGAGAACCCTGGACCAGTACATCGGCAATACCGTGCGACAGCTGCGATTGAGGCATGGGCTGACCATAGCGGATATTGCCCAGATGGCGGGCATCAGCCGAGGAATGCTGAGCAAAATCGAGAATGGCCAGACCTCCCCCAGCCTTGACACTCTGGCGCAGATCGCGAGCGCGCTGGGAGTGACGCTATCGAACTTGTTCCGCAACTACAACATCCCTGTGGGCGGAGCCCAGTTGGTCAAGAAGGGTGAAGGCATGGAAGTGGTGCGGCGGGGCACGAAGGTGGGTCACACCTATCACCTGCTCGCCTACGATCAGGGCCCGAAGAAAATTTTCGAGCCATTCCTCGTGACCATCACCAACAAAAGCGAGGTCTTCCCGAGTTTCGAGCATCCCGGGACTGAGTTTATCTATGTCCTGGAGGGGAAAATGAAGTACCGCCACGGGCAGCAAACCTATATGCTGTCACCCGGGGACTCGCTTACCTTCCGGGGCAAAGTGCCTCATGGGCCCGAGGAGCTGATCAAGGTGCCGATCAGGATTCTGGCCATCATCATCTATTGCGGGGAAGAAGAAAGCCCGCTACTGAGGTGA
- a CDS encoding APC family permease, with the protein MTNHTAVAGQAPARINLLKVLGPVHVWALGVGIVLVGEFMGWNFSVAKGGAFGALIACWVIGLLYTCVAMIDSEVTSTVAAAGGQYTQAKHIIGPLMAFNVGLYLVMAYTMLEAADALVVGDLIKAVAAEFGHEDLDPKPFVLLTIAVLAWLNYRGVYMTLTVNFVITAAAFLSILILFIGVEPWNPGKILLHKELLTDLPYGWIGVVAALQFGMWYYLGIEGTCQAAEEVRSAGRSIPLGTMSGMLTLLIAAAITWYVAAGLMPWEYLGQAVTPLYDAARLVGSPALQVILFVGTLFSAIASANGCINDASRAWFSMGRDRYMPEWFGAVHPRYRTPYRAIIFLVPIAVSFAFTGLLDQVITFSILSGLLGYTFMAINIVKFRRQWPLGSINRGYVHPFHPIPAIVLAVLCVATYFATFLGYGASLLSIMAFYIVASIWFASHRYKYVRRGDQFTMSWPRPRGY; encoded by the coding sequence ATGACAAACCATACCGCAGTTGCGGGCCAAGCGCCGGCGCGGATCAATCTGCTGAAAGTGCTTGGGCCGGTTCACGTGTGGGCCCTGGGCGTTGGAATCGTGCTGGTCGGGGAGTTCATGGGCTGGAACTTCTCGGTGGCCAAGGGAGGAGCGTTCGGCGCCCTGATCGCCTGCTGGGTGATCGGCCTGCTCTATACCTGCGTGGCCATGATCGACTCGGAAGTCACATCGACTGTGGCGGCGGCGGGCGGCCAGTACACCCAGGCCAAGCACATCATTGGTCCGCTCATGGCCTTCAACGTCGGCCTTTACCTTGTCATGGCTTACACCATGCTCGAGGCCGCCGATGCCCTGGTGGTCGGCGATCTCATCAAGGCAGTGGCCGCGGAGTTCGGCCATGAAGACCTCGACCCAAAACCCTTCGTGCTGCTCACCATCGCGGTCCTTGCGTGGCTGAATTACCGCGGTGTGTACATGACGCTGACGGTCAATTTCGTCATCACGGCGGCCGCCTTTCTTTCCATCTTGATCCTCTTTATCGGGGTCGAGCCCTGGAATCCGGGCAAGATTCTGCTGCACAAGGAACTGCTTACCGATCTGCCCTATGGCTGGATCGGAGTGGTCGCGGCGCTTCAGTTCGGCATGTGGTATTACCTGGGGATTGAGGGTACGTGCCAGGCGGCGGAGGAGGTGCGCTCCGCCGGGCGATCGATCCCGTTAGGGACCATGAGCGGCATGCTTACGTTGCTGATCGCTGCCGCCATCACCTGGTATGTGGCTGCCGGGCTCATGCCTTGGGAGTATCTTGGCCAGGCGGTCACCCCGCTCTATGACGCCGCACGCCTTGTGGGCAGTCCGGCTCTCCAGGTGATCCTGTTCGTGGGCACACTGTTCTCGGCGATCGCGTCGGCGAACGGTTGCATCAATGACGCTTCCCGGGCGTGGTTTTCCATGGGTCGCGATCGCTACATGCCCGAGTGGTTCGGGGCTGTGCACCCGCGCTACCGCACGCCGTATCGGGCGATCATCTTTCTGGTGCCGATTGCGGTGTCGTTCGCCTTTACCGGGTTGTTGGACCAGGTGATCACGTTCTCGATCCTTTCAGGGCTGCTCGGCTACACCTTCATGGCCATCAACATCGTCAAGTTCCGCCGGCAGTGGCCGCTGGGAAGCATCAATCGGGGCTACGTTCATCCGTTTCACCCCATTCCAGCCATCGTGCTGGCGGTGCTTTGTGTCGCGACCTATTTCGCGACCTTTCTTGGCTACGGAGCATCGCTGTTGTCCATCATGGCGTTTTACATCGTAGCCTCGATATGGTTTGCGTCTCACCGCTACAAGTATGTGAGGCGGGGTGATCAGTTCACCATGAGCTGGCCGCGCCCACGGGGCTACTAG
- a CDS encoding sarcosine oxidase subunit delta has product MKLMRCPINGVRAIQEFVYGGEYREMPDPDKATDAEWVDYVFNRNGAPGIKKEWWCHAPSGVWFIAERDTEADEIKRTYLFGED; this is encoded by the coding sequence ATGAAGCTGATGAGATGTCCGATCAATGGTGTCCGGGCGATCCAAGAGTTCGTCTACGGCGGGGAGTACCGGGAGATGCCGGATCCTGACAAGGCGACGGACGCCGAATGGGTCGATTACGTGTTCAACCGTAATGGCGCACCCGGCATCAAGAAGGAGTGGTGGTGCCATGCGCCCAGCGGCGTCTGGTTTATCGCCGAGCGGGATACCGAGGCGGACGAGATCAAGCGCACGTATCTCTTTGGAGAGGACTGA
- the gshA gene encoding glutamate--cysteine ligase, protein MIPHLTTALSGPLLDLERSILNAMPAIEHWLRGQWQEHAAPFYASVDLRNSGFKLAPVDTNLFPGGFNNLNPDFLPLCVQAAMAAIEKVCPEARGVLLVPENHTRNTFYLQNVAALTNILRLAGLNVRVGSLLPETTAARTIDLPNGQSIVLEPLRRKGNRLTVEGFDPCAVLLNNDLSAGVPEILKGLEQPVIPPLIAGWSTRRKSRHFTAYDQVAQAFAKLIGIDPWLINPYFATCGQINFKERRGEECLAAHVDEILKNVREKYREYGITEAPFAVVKADAGTYGMGVMMVRDASEVLELNRNQRKKMAVVKEGLEVHEVLVQEGVYTYESVDDAVAEPVIYMIDHFVVGGFYRVHTSRGKDENLNAPGMHFVPLAFETSCLTPDFTGSPDCPPNRFYAYSVVARLALVAAAIELEQYPTEPELAATVA, encoded by the coding sequence ATCATTCCCCATCTCACCACGGCCCTTTCCGGTCCGCTGCTCGACTTGGAGCGCTCGATCCTCAATGCCATGCCCGCGATCGAGCATTGGCTCCGTGGTCAGTGGCAGGAGCACGCGGCGCCGTTCTACGCCTCCGTGGATCTGCGCAACAGCGGCTTCAAGCTGGCGCCGGTGGACACGAACCTCTTCCCAGGCGGCTTTAACAACCTCAACCCCGACTTCCTGCCCTTGTGCGTGCAGGCGGCCATGGCAGCCATCGAGAAAGTCTGTCCCGAGGCGCGCGGCGTGCTGCTAGTGCCCGAGAACCACACGCGCAACACGTTCTATCTGCAAAACGTGGCTGCCCTCACCAACATTCTCCGGCTGGCCGGGCTCAACGTGCGCGTGGGCAGCCTGTTGCCCGAAACCACCGCTGCACGCACCATCGACTTGCCGAACGGCCAGAGCATCGTGCTGGAACCTCTCAGGCGCAAAGGCAACCGGCTGACCGTCGAAGGCTTCGACCCGTGCGCCGTGTTGCTCAACAACGACCTGTCAGCCGGGGTGCCGGAGATCCTGAAAGGGCTCGAGCAGCCGGTAATCCCACCGCTCATCGCCGGTTGGAGCACGCGGCGAAAATCGCGTCATTTCACCGCGTACGACCAGGTCGCCCAGGCGTTCGCCAAGCTGATCGGCATCGATCCCTGGCTCATCAACCCCTACTTTGCCACCTGCGGCCAGATCAACTTCAAGGAGAGGCGTGGCGAGGAGTGTCTGGCGGCCCACGTGGACGAGATCCTCAAAAACGTGCGTGAAAAGTACCGCGAGTACGGCATCACCGAAGCACCGTTTGCCGTGGTGAAGGCCGACGCCGGCACCTACGGCATGGGCGTCATGATGGTGCGGGACGCTTCCGAGGTGCTGGAACTCAACCGCAACCAGCGCAAAAAGATGGCGGTGGTCAAGGAAGGGCTCGAAGTGCACGAGGTGCTGGTGCAGGAAGGCGTCTACACCTACGAGAGTGTCGACGACGCGGTGGCCGAGCCGGTCATCTACATGATCGACCACTTCGTGGTCGGCGGCTTCTACCGGGTGCACACCAGCCGGGGCAAAGACGAAAACCTGAACGCGCCTGGCATGCACTTCGTGCCGCTGGCGTTTGAGACCTCCTGTCTGACGCCTGACTTCACCGGCAGCCCCGACTGTCCGCCCAACCGGTTCTACGCCTACAGCGTGGTGGCGCGGCTCGCCCTGGTGGCTGCAGCGATCGAGCTGGAGCAATACCCGACCGAGCCCGAGCTTGCCGCCACCGTGGCCTGA